A window of Christiangramia forsetii KT0803 contains these coding sequences:
- a CDS encoding zinc ribbon domain-containing protein — protein sequence MAKKNDVTVEEKLRSLYDLQLVDSRIDEIRNVRGELPLEVEDLEDEVAGLNRRLEKLDADIEVIENDIKNKKNQIEESKTTIKKYSDQQKNVRNNREFNALSKEVEFQELEIELSDKHIKEYKVKIEQKKEVITKTKEKLSERQEHLKHKKSELDEILKETEKEEQALIDKSQEYEKNIEERLVTAYKRIRSNVKNGLAVVPVERGASGGSFFTIPPQVIMEIAGRKKIITDEHSGRILVDEELAKEEQEKMEGMFKKF from the coding sequence GACGAAATCAGAAACGTACGCGGTGAACTTCCTCTGGAAGTTGAAGATCTGGAAGATGAAGTAGCAGGTTTAAACAGACGCCTGGAAAAGCTGGATGCAGATATAGAAGTCATTGAAAATGACATCAAGAACAAGAAGAACCAGATTGAGGAATCTAAAACTACCATCAAAAAATATTCTGATCAGCAAAAGAATGTTCGTAACAACAGAGAGTTTAACGCTTTAAGCAAGGAAGTTGAATTCCAGGAATTGGAAATAGAACTTTCTGATAAACACATCAAGGAATACAAAGTTAAGATCGAGCAAAAGAAAGAGGTGATCACTAAAACCAAAGAAAAACTTTCTGAGCGCCAGGAGCACCTTAAACATAAAAAGAGTGAGCTTGATGAGATCCTAAAAGAAACCGAAAAAGAAGAGCAAGCATTAATCGATAAATCTCAGGAATATGAGAAAAATATCGAAGAAAGACTTGTAACCGCTTACAAGAGAATTAGAAGTAACGTTAAAAACGGTCTGGCAGTAGTTCCTGTAGAGCGTGGAGCTTCAGGAGGATCTTTCTTTACAATTCCGCCACAGGTAATCATGGAAATTGCGGGACGTAAAAAGATCATTACCGATGAGCATAGTGGTAGAATCCTTGTAGATGAAGAACTAGCTAAAGAAGAGCAAGAAAAAATGGAAGGTATGTTTAAAAAGTTCTAA